Proteins from a genomic interval of Paenibacillus sp. FSL R5-0623:
- a CDS encoding cation:proton antiporter regulatory subunit, whose translation MHFKETDLPGIGRKYWLHTRSGEHLVIVIHNDERRDLFHMESGDTPEEVGDMVSLVTLDDDEARAVAAIVGGMTYKPKFQDEREVMLEGLLIEWLRIEPHAASLGMTIGELDIRQATGAVILAVVTKDKEKHFNPGPDYAFTAGATIVVAGERNQIKHLKQLLTDGRT comes from the coding sequence ATGCACTTTAAAGAGACAGACTTACCAGGCATTGGACGTAAATACTGGCTGCATACCCGTAGTGGTGAGCATTTGGTCATTGTGATCCATAACGACGAGCGACGTGACCTATTCCATATGGAGTCAGGGGATACGCCAGAAGAGGTGGGTGATATGGTATCTCTTGTCACCCTGGACGATGATGAAGCCCGGGCGGTAGCCGCTATCGTTGGTGGTATGACCTATAAACCGAAGTTTCAGGATGAGCGTGAAGTGATGCTTGAAGGTCTGTTAATCGAATGGCTACGGATTGAGCCTCACGCTGCAAGCTTAGGCATGACGATTGGTGAACTGGATATCCGTCAGGCAACGGGCGCCGTAATTCTCGCTGTTGTGACTAAGGATAAGGAGAAGCATTTTAATCCAGGCCCGGATTATGCTTTTACCGCTGGAGCTACAATTGTAGTTGCCGGTGAACGGAATCAGATCAAACATCTCAAACAATTGTTGACTGATGGACGGACTTAG
- a CDS encoding GreA/GreB family elongation factor yields the protein MNHRTSRHNCREKLVSQLFTFGEEKRTFLDAYFDARDPERIQLEKQLSAYTEYVEKLLLGPDEDLDSAVLIGSHIDFEYLDFHTSDSFMIVMPEDTNPDEGRISFLSPVGSQLLLGSKGEVRSVHTPSGSMRIRITGIELRSETLNEPALGGADHAL from the coding sequence ATGAACCATAGGACCTCCCGCCATAATTGCAGAGAGAAGCTGGTGAGCCAGCTATTTACATTCGGTGAAGAGAAAAGAACATTTCTCGACGCCTATTTCGATGCGCGTGATCCAGAGCGGATACAATTGGAAAAACAATTGTCCGCATATACAGAGTATGTGGAAAAGCTGCTCCTGGGTCCTGATGAAGATCTGGACTCAGCTGTATTGATCGGCAGTCATATTGATTTTGAATATCTCGATTTTCATACGTCAGATTCGTTCATGATTGTCATGCCAGAGGATACTAATCCTGATGAGGGTCGTATTTCCTTCCTCTCTCCAGTAGGGAGTCAATTACTGCTTGGCAGTAAAGGGGAAGTTAGGTCTGTTCATACACCATCAGGTTCCATGAGAATCCGAATTACGGGGATTGAGCTGAGGAGCGAAACCTTGAACGAGCCGGCGCTAGGGGGTGCAGATCATGCACTTTAA